AGGGGACTTTATCACTATTTAGCTGAGGCGTGGGCTGGAGCCAGGAGTAGCTGGATTTGGGACGTGATCATGAAGCAGAGATTGATAGAGTGGCGTAGGGAACCATCTATTGTTAGGGTTGAGAAACCCACGAGGATTAACAAGGCTAGGCAGTATGGTTATAAGGCTAAGCAGGGCATAATAGTTGTTAGGGTCAGGCTTAGGAGGGGTCCATTCAACAGGAGAAGACCGAACAGTGGTAGGAGACCGAAGAGAATGGGTGTTTATGGAATAACCACTAGCAAGAGTCTCCAGTTAATTGCTGAAGAAAGGGCTGCCAGGAAGTACCCGAACATGGAGGTTCTCGGTTCATACTGGGTTGGTGAGGATGGCACGTACGTATGGTATGAGGTTATTCTTGTAGATCCAAGCCATCCAGCCATTAGGAGCGACTCAGACTTTGCGTGGCTCGTTGGTAAGGAGGATAAGGAGGGACGTAGGAGGAGAAGGCTGAGGGAGAGACAGAGGAAGTTGATTGAGAGATTAAGGAAGAAGGCTGAGCAGTCTCAGCAATCTCAATCCCAGCAATCATAAATTCTTATCTTTTATGGCGATTGTTCAATTAGATCTTGAGGTTATTCTCCATGCAACTGAGGATCTTGATAAGACCGTTAATTACCTTGTAAGGTTATTAACAGATAAAGCACCAATAGTTATAGAAGTGCTTTATGGACATTACGGTAATCCAATATATAAGGTTCAATCATCCATTAAAAATGAGGAGCTTGCCATGAGTATCATTAAGTACGTATGTTCATCACTTACAAATAGGGATTACCTTCTGAGGACTGCGGTGAGTAGGGTAGATGATTCTGGGAATGTTTTCCTTAGGTTTGATAAGCAGGAGTTTGTGATGGGGCGTATTGTGCTTAGTGACGGAGATGACGTGATTAGGGTTAGGATTAAGATTACGGGTGTTGATGCTATGCAATTTATTAATGAGGTTTGTAAGTTATGGTAAAAACAATGTTTGTAGAATTGCATTTGGGTTCAGCGGACAGGAGATTAATTAGCCTATTAAAGAGGCTTGGTTATGGTTTAGTGGCATTGATAATTAGTGGAAACAATGACATCGAGGAATTACCTGCATTCAGGAAGCTCGTGATTACAAAGGGAAGCGCCTGGAAAATAGGTTTGTCCAGGAGTTTTGACTTAGTGTCCGTAGTACCATGGAGCAGGTTTGCCCTTAATAAGTTAATAAGTGATGATAGGATTGACGCAATAACGGTTAATGAAGTCAATAGGAAGGTCCTGCCATCAAAGGCTCAGGCTAGGGCCATGGCCAGGGAAGGTAAGGCATTGGAGATTGTCATAAACCCAATTGTGAGTAATGGCGAATCTGGACTTGCGTTTTTAAGGGATGTAATCAATGACTACTCAACAATCGATGGACTTAGAATCGTGGTATCACAGGGCATAAGTAAGGTGTCTGATGTTAGGAATCCTAGGGATATCGTGGAATTAATTAGGGTATTAACTGGTGTTGATGCTAAGCCCCTAATTAGTGAGAATCCTTATGAGTTATTAGTTGATGCGTTATATAGGAGGGGTGTTTGTCTATGATGTACGTGATTGTGGATGTTTATCCGGGGGATTCTATTGATAAGGTAATTACTGATTTAAATAGTTGGTTTAGGTTATTCTCAGGTAAGGATGCAATAGGTTCTGAATTAAAGGTAATTGCTAAGTATGAGGGTAAGGGCAGGGTTGTGATTCAAGTACCTAGTAACTTACTTAAGTACTTGAGATCCGCGGTCATCATGGCTGGTAGAGAAAGTGATATTACGGTAATTACTGTGAAGGTAACTGGTACTATAAGGAAGGCCTTGGCAATTGCATCATCGGTTCCCTACCTATTTAATGAGTTCGTAGAGTAAGGCTAATCAGCTCGTCGTGAGCTCTTCATTACTCAGTTTTGATACCCATCATCATTAGTACTGGAGTTAGCCCGCTTATTTAAATGGCTTTATCAGCTGAGACCTAATTATGGTATTGGTACTGCCTGTTTAATACTATAATAACCCCTGTTATAATATATTAATGGAACTTTATTGTTCATTATCTGGGCATCAAGAATTTCACCAATGAATATAGTATGGTCGCCACCTGGGTATTTAGCAACAACCTTACAATCTAGATATGCAATTGCTCCTTCAATTATTGGAGAGCCCGTCTTTGCAGTTTTTACTTTCAATCCACTAAATCTCTCCTCCCTAGGCGCTGTTGCGAATTTAATGGCTAAATCCTTCATATCATCAGATAGTATGTTCACCGCATAGACATTTGACTTATCAATTGCCTCATGACTTGCGAGCCTCTTATCAATAGCTATGAGCACAAGTGGTGGATCAAGCGATAACGATGTAAATGAATTAACAGTTAATCCGTAATATTCATCATTATAGGTTGTTGTCACTATTGTAACGCCTGTTGGATAATTCCTCATTACAGCCTTGAGTAATTCACTGGATATGGTCATTACGGCATTAATAACGTATTATTATTAAAATCTTTAATCCTGTGCTAATTATCTCTTAACATATAACCAGCATTTAACGAAGACGCCAGGCCTTGCCTCAACAACTGGTGGTTCTTGTTTCTTGCAAATATCCATTGCATATGGGCATCTTGGATGAAACCTACAGCCAGTCGGTGGATTGGCTAAGTTGGGCGGTTCACCAGGAGCTACCTTCCTTTCCCTCAACCTATTGCTTGGGTCCGGGTCTGGTATTGCCTCAATGAGTGATTGAGCATATGGATGAAGCGGATTCTTAACCACATCCCTAAATGGCCCATACTCAGCAAATTGCCCCGCATACATTATCAGTATGTAGTCGCTGAAGTACTTCGCGGTTGATATGTCGTGGGTTATGTACATGAATGCCATCTTATGCCTTTGCTGAATATCCTTAAGTATAGTTAGTATCTCAACCCTTATTGATGCATCAAGCATTGATACGGGCTCATCAGCGACTATGTAGTCCGGGTCCGTTATTATTGCCCTCGCAATGGCAACCCTCTGTCTCTGGCCACCACTGAGCATGTGTGGGTACTTGTTCACGAAATCCTCAGGTGGTGTTAACTTAACCTCCTCAAGGGCTCTGTATATTCTTTCTTCTCTTTCTTTCATGGATATTCCCTGTACCATGAGTGGTTCCTCAAGTATAAAGTGTATGCTGTGGAATGGGTTAAGGCTTGAATATGGGTCTTGAAATACCATACTAACTCTCCTTCTAAATCCTATTTTCTTCAATTCCTCTTCCTTC
This is a stretch of genomic DNA from Vulcanisaeta moutnovskia 768-28. It encodes these proteins:
- a CDS encoding 50S ribosomal protein L15e; this translates as MARGLYHYLAEAWAGARSSWIWDVIMKQRLIEWRREPSIVRVEKPTRINKARQYGYKAKQGIIVVRVRLRRGPFNRRRPNSGRRPKRMGVYGITTSKSLQLIAEERAARKYPNMEVLGSYWVGEDGTYVWYEVILVDPSHPAIRSDSDFAWLVGKEDKEGRRRRRLRERQRKLIERLRKKAEQSQQSQSQQS
- a CDS encoding RNA-binding domain-containing protein, whose product is MAIVQLDLEVILHATEDLDKTVNYLVRLLTDKAPIVIEVLYGHYGNPIYKVQSSIKNEELAMSIIKYVCSSLTNRDYLLRTAVSRVDDSGNVFLRFDKQEFVMGRIVLSDGDDVIRVRIKITGVDAMQFINEVCKLW
- a CDS encoding RNase P subunit p30 family protein: MFVELHLGSADRRLISLLKRLGYGLVALIISGNNDIEELPAFRKLVITKGSAWKIGLSRSFDLVSVVPWSRFALNKLISDDRIDAITVNEVNRKVLPSKAQARAMAREGKALEIVINPIVSNGESGLAFLRDVINDYSTIDGLRIVVSQGISKVSDVRNPRDIVELIRVLTGVDAKPLISENPYELLVDALYRRGVCL
- a CDS encoding flavin reductase family protein, which gives rise to MTISSELLKAVMRNYPTGVTIVTTTYNDEYYGLTVNSFTSLSLDPPLVLIAIDKRLASHEAIDKSNVYAVNILSDDMKDLAIKFATAPREERFSGLKVKTAKTGSPIIEGAIAYLDCKVVAKYPGGDHTIFIGEILDAQIMNNKVPLIYYNRGYYSIKQAVPIP
- a CDS encoding ABC transporter ATP-binding protein; translated protein: MPGVFEDTPWVRKDSLVIAHRLRTYYTIKPGLFAKPRYVKAVDDISLSIDRGITLAIVGESGSGKTTLGRTLIRLLEPISGEVYFDDNDITHMKEEELKKIGFRRRVSMVFQDPYSSLNPFHSIHFILEEPLMVQGISMKEREERIYRALEEVKLTPPEDFVNKYPHMLSGGQRQRVAIARAIITDPDYIVADEPVSMLDASIRVEILTILKDIQQRHKMAFMYITHDISTAKYFSDYILIMYAGQFAEYGPFRDVVKNPLHPYAQSLIEAIPDPDPSNRLRERKVAPGEPPNLANPPTGCRFHPRCPYAMDICKKQEPPVVEARPGVFVKCWLYVKR